The following DNA comes from Candidatus Bathyarchaeota archaeon.
GCATTATCGTAGTAACTCCCCGCGAGGCTTAGGCGCTCAGCAAGCCCGTCATTTGGGGCATTTAACCAGCTTCTCCCTCCCTTCTTGATCTGCTTGAACATGGTCCCTGCAGTGTAGAAGAGGGTCAGGCCGAAGACTATGCTGATAATCTTGGAGTTTACAAAAGGTACAGTGATGGCCCCCGTCAACGCTCCAAGGGTCGTGGCTAGTTCGAGGAAGAACCCCAGCCTAATGTTGGTCATATCCTCCTTTACGTACTTGGCGGAGGAGGCGATTGACTTGGCGAGGACCGCGAGAATGCTGGCGCCGGAGGCGACCTGAATGGGAACCCCTAGGAGGAAAACAAGGAAGGAAACCGTGAAAACTCCGCCCCCCGATCCCAAAAGGGCCCCAACGGCTCCCGTGACGACGCTGAGGATGAACGCTTGGAGGGTAAAGACGGGGAGGATCATCAGTATAAACAATTCAAGGTCATAGGCAAAATTTGAAGTTTATTGTCAGGTATCTCACCAATCCAGCATTCAAGCATTTTCACGAGGAAAAACATGACCCAACTCTCCAATGTGAACAAAGTCCCGCGCAAAGATTCTTTTTGTTTTCTTAATATAAAAAAATCTTTTGCAAACGCGTGAGGCCTAGTTTTTTGATGGAGAATTTGGAACTATACATCCTATTCGTCATGTAGATGAAGCTAGAGATGGCCTTCTAGTTCCCCAAGGCCTCTAGACCTACTACCAAAAGCGGCAATCGAGGTGTCCTCCAGATAATTGGGATATACTCTATCTC
Coding sequences within:
- a CDS encoding sulfite exporter TauE/SafE family protein: MILPVFTLQAFILSVVTGAVGALLGSGGGVFTVSFLVFLLGVPIQVASGASILAVLAKSIASSAKYVKEDMTNIRLGFFLELATTLGALTGAITVPFVNSKIISIVFGLTLFYTAGTMFKQIKKGGRSWLNAPNDGLAERLSLAGSYYDNAREESIEYGVSRTPETFGISYIAGIMSGLLGIGGGAIKVPTMNVIGNIPMKAAVATSNFMIGVTAATSALVYIRNQYCDVFIAAPVVLGSIIGASIGARFSTQIKGIALKKTFIVLLNIIAIRMILFGMGI